The following is a genomic window from Prevotella nigrescens.
AAGAAATTCTTTGCTGAAAACGAGAGTTGGCTGGTTCCTTACGCACAATATAGTATGTTGCGCGATAAGTATGGTACTGCTGAATTTGCCAAATGGCCCGACCATAACCAATGGGACGAAACGGAAAGGAAGTTGCTTTCAACCAGCAGTAACAAGGCTTACAAGGACGTGGAGTTCTATTATTATGTGCAATTCATATTGAGCAGTCAGCTCAAAGCTGTACACGAATATGCCGTTGCAAAGCACGTTATCCTGAAAGGCGACATTCCTATCGGCGTAAACCGTAACGGTTGCGACGTATGGACAGAGCCACGCTACTTCAATCTGAACGGTCAGGCAGGCGCACCGCCCGATGGGTTCTCGGCAAACGGACAGAACTGGGGCTTTCCAACCTACAATTGGGACGCCATGATAGCCGATGGCTGCCAGTGGTGGATACGTCGTTTCCAGAACATGGCGAACTATTTCGATGCTTATCGCATAGACCACGTGTTGGGTTTCTTCCGCATTTGGGAAATCCCGGCAAATGCAGTGCACGGTCTTTTGGGACAGTTTGCACCTGCATTGGGCATGAGCCGCGAAGAAGTAGAGGGCTACGGACTGCACTGGCAAGAGGAATTGTTCACCGAACCGTTCATTACCGACTGGGTATTAGACCGAATTTTCCGCGAGCATGCCAACGAAGTGCGAGAGAAATACATAGAAAAGACGTGGGGCAACCGATACAAGATGCGCCCCGAATATGATACACAGCGCAAGGTGGAAGCCGCTTTTGAAGGCAAAGAGACCGACAAAGACATCTGGATTCGCGATGGTTTGTATGCTTTAATCAGCGATGTGCTCTTTGTACGCGACCACAAAGACCCGAACAAATTCCACCCACGCATCAGCGTACAGATGGATTTCATCTATGAAAGTCTGTACGATTGCGACAAGAATGCCTTCAATACGCTTTACAACGACTACTTCTATCGCCGCAACAACCAGTACTGGTATCAGGAGGCAATGAAGAAATTGCCGAAGTTAGTGAACGCTACACGCATGCTCGTGTGTGCCGAAGACTTGGGAATGGTACCCGACTGTGTGGCTTGGGTGATGGACGAGCTACGCATTTTAAGCCTCGAAATACAGTCAATGCCGAAAGATCCGAAGGTGCGATTCGGACATTTGGGTTCTAATCCCTATCGTAGCGTATGCACAATATCTACTCACGACATGCCAACACTACGCCAATGGTGGGACGAAGACTGGAACAGGGCGCAGGAATACTACAATACGATGTTGCATCAAGGCGGTCCTGCACCGCATCCGATGCCGGGCTGGTTGGCAAAAGATATTGTAGAACGACACTTAACATCGCCAAGTATGCTTTGTATCCTAAGTTTTCAGGACTGGACAAGCATTGATGAACACCTCCGACTGACTGATGCCAACGCCGAACGCATCAACATTCCTGCCAATCCGAAGCACTATTGGCGATACCGAATGCACGTCAGCATAGAACAATTAATGAAGAACGAAGACTTCAACAAGACGATAACAGAACTGATTGTCAGGTCAGGAAGATAAAAAGAACTAAGGCAATGGGACGTATTTTTACTGCGTCCCACTGCTCGTATTTATAAGGATAATAAAAAAGCAGGTATGAATAGATTCAAGGTATTGATTGTATTGCTGTTTTGTTCCGTTATGGCAATGGCACAAGGAAGCCCGAAAGACAACAGCGACAAATGGGAAACGGCAGCTTCACCCAATGGTAAAGTGGTGGTAAGGTTCGGTATTGACAACGGCAGACCTTACTACACGGTGCAGTATGGCACGAAAGATGTTATTAAAAAGTCGTTCCTTGGCTTAGAGTTGGCAAAGAGCAAACACGCCAGCAAGGGTATGGAAGAAACTAATTTGATGGACGGTTTCGAGCTAACGCAGACCATAAAGACATCGCACGACGACACTTGGAAGCCCGTTTGGGGCGAAACCGATGAGATACGCAACCACTATAACGAGATGGCAGTATCGCTATGGCAAGCGAAAAGCAACCGCAATATAAAGATTCGCTTCCGTATTTACGACGACGGGGTGGGCTTTCGCTACGAGTTTCCGCAGCAAAAGGATCTTAATTACTTTGTTATAAAAGAAGAACACACGCAGTTTGCCATGGCAGGCGACCACAAAGCGTGGTGGATTCCGGGCGATTACGACACGCAAGAGCAGGAAACACAGGAGAGCAGGCTGTCGGAAATACGCAGTCGCTTCCACGATGCCGTGAACTGGGGCAACTCTTCTGTGGCTGTTTTCTCGGAAACTGGCGTCCAGACAGCCTTGCAGATGAAGTCAAACGATGGTCTTTACATCAACATACACGAAGCAGCGTGCATCAATTATCCTACAATGCACTTGAATTTGGACGATAAAAACATGGTCTTTGAGAGCTGGCTGACACCCGATGCCACTGGTTTGAAAGGATATATGCAGACTCCTTGCAACACGCCTTGGCGCACAATACTCGTCAGCGACGATGCCCGCGACATGCTTTCGAGCCATTTAATCCTGAATTTGAACGAGCCTTGCAAGATAAAGGACACCAGCTGGATTCACCCAACCAAGTATGTTGGCGTGTGGTGGGAGATGATTGTGGGCAAGAGCAGCTGGAATTACACAGACGAATTCCCCTCTGTCCAGCTTGGAATAACCGACTACAACAAGGCTAAACCAAACGGAAAGCACGGCGCAACAACTGCAAACGTGAAGAAATACATCGACTTTGCAGCCGAAAATGGCATCGACCAAGTGCTCGTTGAAGGTTGGAACATAGGTTGGGAAGACTGGTTCGGACATTCAAAGGACTACGTTTTCGACTTCGTAACGCCTTACCCAGACTTCGATATAGACTATCTGAACAAGTATGCGCACGAAAAAGGGGTTAAGTTAATGATGCATCACGAGACTTCTTCCAGCACTCAGAACTACGAAAGGCACCTAGAAGCTGCCTTTAACCTCATGAACAAGTATGGCTACGATGCTGTAAAGACTGGTTACGTGGGCGATATTATTCCGCGAGGCGACCATCATTTCTCGCAATCAACGAACAATCACTACATGCATGTGGTGGAAGAAGCTGCCAAACACCACATTATGGTGAATGCACACGAGGCAGTTCGTCCGACAGGACTGTGCCGTACATATCCTAACATGGTAGGTAACGAAAGTGCACGCGGCACAGAATACGAGGCATTTGGCGGCAGTCGCCCCGACCACACGGTTATTTTGCCCTTCACACGCCTGCAAGGAGGACCGATGGACTATACTCCCGGCATTCTTGAAACGCAGCTAAAGACATGGAGCAACAACCAAAACTACGTGCATACTACACTCGTTGGACAGCTCGCACTGTACTTAACGATGTACAGCCCGCTACAAATGGTAGCCGACTTGCCCGAAAACTACAAGAAATACAACGATGCTTTCCAATTCATAAAAGACGTTCCGTGCGACTGGAGCAGGAGCATTTACTTGGAAGCAGAGCCTGCTGACTACATCACCGTTGCCCGTCAGGACAAGAATTCAAACGATTGGTACATCGGAGGAAAGTGCGACGAGAACGGACACAAGAGTGTTTTGAAACTCGATTTCCTCGATAAGGATTACATATATGACTGTACTATCTATGCAGATGCAAAGAATGCGGACTACAAGAACAATCCGAAAGCATACAAAATCACCCATAAGAAGGTGAAGAAAGGCGATGTATTGAAGCTGACAATGGCACCCGGCGGTGGCTTTGCCATCTCTTTGAAGGCACGTTGGAATGGCGAAGAGCATGCCGAACAATTAACAAAGGTGAGCCAGACTGATTTTTAGAAGGAACGATATTGGGAACTTAACAAAGCAAAAGTATAACTAACATGAAACTAAAATACGGCATTATCACGCTAATGGCAACTTTTCTGTTCACGCTGACAGCACAAGCGCAAAACGTTTTCAACGAAGTTAGCTACTCACTGAGGCAGACTACGTTCAAACTGAATGCTCCAAAGAAGCCCACACTGCGCATATACGAAGCCGGAAGGGGCGGCAATGCAATAAAAAAGATAAAGATGAAGCAAACAGCAGAGAATGTTTGGGAAGCTACTGTCAGCGGTGATTTGAAGGGAAAGTTCTACACTTTCGACATCGGACGAGGCGAAACGCCGGGCGTTTTTGCCAAGGCTGTTGGCATAAACGGGCATCGTGGTGCAATCATTGATATGCAAACGACCAATCCAAGTGGCTGGAACAGCGACCATCGCTTGGCTTTGAAGAGCCCAGCCGACCTGATTATCTACGAAATGCACCACCGAGACTTCTCAATAGACCCTTCTTCAGGACTCGTAAACAAGGGTAAATTCTTGGCATTGACCGAGCAAAAGGCGATTAGACATCTGGAAGAATTAGGTATAAACGCCGTTCACATTCTGCCATCGTTCGACTTTGCTTCAATAGACGAAGCCAACACGACTACCCCACAGTACAATTGGGGCTACGATCCACAAAACTATAACGTGCCGGAAGGCAGTTATTCGTTCGATGCAGAGCAGCCTACCCGCCGCATTCTTGAGTTCAAACAAATGGTACAAGCCTTGCACAAAGCAGGCATTCGCGTTATTCTCGATGTGGTTTACAACCATACTTTCGACATCAAAGGAGGCAATTTCGACCGCACTTTCCCTATGGCTTACTACCGTTACACTGCCGACGGAAAGCCAAGCAACGGCTCCGGCTGTGGCAACGAGACCGCTTCTGAAAAGCCTCTGATGCGCCAGTTCATGCTCGAAAGTATGAAATACTGGGCTGACGAATACCATATCGACGGTTTCCGGGTAGACCTTATGGGCATACACGATATAGAAACGATGAATCTTATCCGCAAGGAACTATCGTCAATCGACCCCAATATCTTCATCTACGGCGAGGGTTGGACTGCCGGAACCTGCGCCTACCCCACCGAAAAACTTGCCCTCAAAGCCCACATAAAGCAGATGCCGGGCATCGCAGCGTTCTCTGACGAGATACGCGATGCCCTCCGCGGTCCGTTCTCCGACGACAAGCAAGCGTCTTTTCTCGGCGGTATTGCAGGATTCGAGGAAAGCATTAAAGCCGGCATTGCAGGTATGATAGCCCACCCACAGGTAGATTATACAAAGGTGAACTATACCAAAGAGCCGTGGGCGAACGAGCCAACGCAGATGATTGCGTATGTCAGCTGCCACGACGATATGTGTCTGGTTGACCGATTGAAGGCTTCTATCCCTGAAGCTGCTTACGATATGGAAGAGGTCATACGCTTAGATCAACTCGCACAGACAGTTGTCTTCACCTCGCAAGGTATTCCTTTCATGCTCTCCGGCGAAGAAATGCTGCGCGATAAGAAAGGTGTGCACAACTCATTCAACTCGCCTGACGAGATAAACCACCTTGACTGGAACAACCTGAAGAAGTATCCGCAAGTCTTTGCTTACTACAAAGGGCTCATTCAGATGCGCAAATCACACCCGGCATTCCGTCTTGGCAGTGCCGAGTTAGTGCGCAAACATCTCGAATTCCTGCCAACACAGCAAGATTGCCTCGTAGCTTTCCGACTGAAAAACCATGCGGGTGGCGACAAATGGAACAACATTTACGTGGTACTGAACGGCAATGCAGACCTTCAAAGCGTCAATATTCCGAAAGGGAAATATACCATCGTAGCCAATAATGGTGTCATCAACGAAGCAGGAATTGGCGAAATGGAAGGCGGAGAGGTTATGATTGATGCACAGACCGCACTTATCTTACACGATTAAACAATAGATATGAAACGATTAACTCTGTTGCTCTCGCTCTGTCTTCTGACGGTCAGTGTCAGTGCAAAGATAGAAATAAAGAAGCTCGAACCCACAAATTGGTTTGTAGGAATGAAAGATGCGTCGTTGCAATTAATGGCTTATGGCGACAATATACGCAATGCCGAAGTAACGGTAGACTATCCCAATGCACGCATCGACTCGCTCGTCCAACTCGATTCGCCCAACTATCTGCTCATCTATCTTAACCTGAAAGATGCGCAAGCAGGCACAATGAATATAAACTTCAGGCTCGGAAAGCAAAAGACAACGGTGAAATATGCCTTGCTCGAACGCACTATGAGCGGCGAAGAACGCAAGGGTTTCGACAATTCAGACGTGCTTTATATGCTTATGCCCGACCGCTTTGCCAACGGCAATCCCAAGAACGACATTGTAAAAGGTATGCAAGACCAGCTCTGCAACCGCAACGAACCAAGCCTGAGACACGGCGGCGACATTGCCGGCATTATGCAACACCTCGACTATTTCACTGATTTGGGCGTTACTGCCCTTTGGTTCACGCCCGTCTTAGAGAACGACCGCCCTGCCGACGGTGGCAAATTCAGCACCTACCACGGCTATGCTACAACCGATTACTACCGCGTAGACCCGCGTTTTGGTACAAATGGCGACTACAAAGCACTGACAGATGCATGCCACAAACGCGGTTTGAAAGTGGTAATGGATATGATTTTCAACCATTGTGGCGACTATCACCTGTGGAACAGGGACGTTCCGGCAAAGGATTGGTTCAACAATCCTAACTATGGGCTGCAGACTTCGTACAAGCTGACACCCGTACTCGACCCCTATGCCAGTAAGGTAGATATGGCAGAAACGGTAGACGGCTGGTTCGTAAGTTCGATGCCCGACCTCAATCATCGCAATCCGCACGTGATGCAGTACCTCGTTCAAAACTCAATATGGTGGATAGAAACAGTCGGAATAGACGGCATTCGAATGGACACCTACCCCTATGCCGACCGAAAAGCAATGGCAACGTGGATGAAACGCATTGATATGGAATATCCAAACTTCAATACTGTGGGCGAAACGTGGGTAACAGAGCCTGCCTATACGGCAGCATGGCAGAAGGACAGTAAACTCTCGGAAGAGAACAGCTACCTGAAGACCGTTATGGACTTTGCTTTCTTCGACCGACTTTCTATGGCGAAGAACGAGGAAACCGACGATTGGTGGAAGGGATTTAACCGCATCTACAATTCGCTGTGCTACGATTACCTCTATGAAAACCCCTCAAGCGTAATGGCTTTCATAGAAAACCACGACACCGACCGCTTTCTTGGCAATGGCAAAGACACCTTGGCACTGAAGCAAGCCTATGCCCTATTGCTCACATTGAACCGCATTCCACAACTTTATTATGGTACTGAAATCCTGATGAACGGCACGAAAGAAGTTGCCGACGGCAATGTCCGCAAAGACTTCCCAGGTGGTTTCGCAGGCGATACAGCCAATAAATTCACACGAGAGGGGCGTACTGCAGCAGAAAATGCCATGTTCGACTGGACAGCTCGCCTGCTTCACTGGCGCAAAGGTAACGATGTTATTGCCCACGGCAAACAAACCCAGTTCATTCCGTGGCACGGAGTCTATGTCGTAGCACGCCAATACAACGGCAAAAACGTAATGACCGTTATCAATGGTCGCAACGCAGCAGGCAAGTTAGAAGTAAAACGCTACGCAGAAATCATTGGCAACCATGCTACTGCGCGCGACATTACTACTGGCAGAACCATTCCGCTCACAGCCGATGTGCCACTAAGTGCACGCCAAGCAATGGTATTGGAATTTTAAGAAACAACTTTTCGCTCGATTGTTGCTGTTTGGTCAGAACTCGATATAACAAAAACATCTGCGGGATTGCCTGTTTAAGGACAATCCCGCAGATGCTTTTTTAAGGCAAGTTCGCCTGATGAAACAGCAGCAAATCTGCACGCGACACAGAGGTTAATCCCACGAATGCAGCTACCGCATGCAAATAGTGCGATGGCAGGATTTCGTTTTGGTATTGTAAAAATAATTCTGTTAAAAAGCGATAACTGCGTTTTGGTATTGCAATAACAGCTGTTTTGCGATGCAAAAGAGCCTGTCTTGCCGTGTAAAACCCATGCTTTTGGAACGCAAAACAATAGGTATTATAAAGTACTGACAGTAAAAGAGTTATACAATATCTGCGTTTATGAAAACTTTTTACCCTTTTCCCAATTACACGAAAGATACATTGTCGTAGTTTCAGCCTCGGCAAACAGAAGGGAATTGTACACAAAAAGCAGGGGCAGCCCCACATAAAGGAGCTGCCCCTAATTGTATTTTTCAATTTGCTGTATATGCTATCGCTAATTACTTACCGATGTACTTTACAGACTTTGTTGTGCCGTCAGCAAACTTAATGTTCTTGATAGCTACGCCCTTGCCAGCCTTAGAAAGTTTGCGACCAGAGAGGTCGAAGTATGTTTCGCCTACAATCTGCTTGTTTGCATCTGTTGCAACAGTCTCGATACCATTAGGTTCGGTAGAGAATACTGTTTCAACATCGCCACAGAAGAATTCATTGTTATCACTCCAATAGCCGCCTAATATTCGCAATTGGAAATCGTCTTGAGACTCTCCTTTCATAATTGTGCCGTTAAGTACAGCTGTATTGCCGTCAATGGTGAACGTAATATCATCTTTTGATACTTCAAACTTACCGTCTTTATAGTCCATGTAACCTACTTGAATGCCATATTCACCATCCTCGAACTTGCCATACAGAAGGTATTGCCCTGCTGGAACAGTGATTACATTTCCTACTTTAGTACCTTTCACCCAGCCACCAGCTTGGTCGTCCTTTATAAATGATGCATAAGAAAGCACATATTTCAGATAAACAGTCTTGCCATCAGCATCAGCAACAACTGTCAAATCGCCAGCACCCTGACCATTTTCCGCTAACTTTGCAAGGTCAGCAATGGATATCTTCTGGTCTCTAATAAAAAACATTTTGCCACTGACACGCTTGTAAACAGTTTCAGTACCAGCTGGCTTTTCGGTAATAACGGTAGGCTTATTTTGTGCTTGTGCACTGACACCAAAGAATGCTACGAGAGCAAAGAGTAATAATTTTTTCATAATCTAAAATGTTTAAGTAATACAATATTCTTATGGGATTGTCCCACTTGATAATCTGTTGCTCGCTGTCAGAAAAGAATAGGCTTACACGAAGTCTGCATATTTACTTTTTTCTACATCTTCAAATTTAAATAATATTTTCCATAAAAGCAAACTTCCATACTATTATTTGTATTATTTAACACATAGATTCTATTTCGTTCAAACAGCACAGAATAAAAAAGAGGGTAACTTCGTATGAGAAGTTACCCTCTTATCTTGTTTATTTAAACTTTATTTCAGCTTGATAAAAATTACTTGTTATCAACAACTTTTACTGATTTTGTTGTGCCGTCAGCGAACTTAACGTTCTTGATAGCTACGCCCTTGCCAGCCTTAGAAAGCTTGCGACCAGAGAGGTCGAAGTATGTTTCGCCTACAATCTGCTTGTTTGCACCTGTTGCAACGGTCTCGATACCATTAGGATCAGTAGTAAATACTGTCTCAACGTCGCCACAGAAGAGAGCCTTGTCGTCGCTCCAATAGCCAGCCAACATCTTTATTTTCATATCGTCTGCCGTCTGACCTTCCAGAACAGTCTCACCAAGCTTAAGTGAAACACCATCGATATAGAACTTAATAGGGTCGTCTATAGGTACTAACTTCTGGTCTTTAAGCTCCATATAACCTACTTGGACACCTGCTGAAGATCCATCATCGAAAGTGTTATAGAAAACGAACTGACCTGCAGGAATAGTAATAACGTTGCCTTCCTTTGTACCTTTTATCCAAGCGAATGGATCACCATCAAGATAAGTACCGAAAGAAAGTGCGTTCTTCAGATAAACAGTCTTGCCATCAGCAGCTGTAACCATAGTCAAATCGCCTGCTGGCTGACCGTTTTCAGCCAATTTTTCAAGTGAAAAGAGAGATAACTTCTGCTTACCGTCCTCACCTTTTTGGTAAGCAAACATCTTACCGCTAACACGTTTGTAGGTTGTTACAGTACCAGCCGGCTGATCTTTAATCATGTCAGGAGTGTCTTGTGCTTGTGCACTAACGCCAAAAATTGCTACGAGAGCAAGAAGTAATAGTTTCTTCATAATTTAAATGTTTAAGTAATACAATATTTTTATATGGATTTTTTCATCATTAATAAACTTGCAAAAGCCATTTGGCTTACACAAAGCATTATATTTGCGTTTCTTCCTCTGCAAAAATAGGAAATGTTTTATAGGGTAACAAATTTTCATACCTATATTTTAAATTATTTAACACATTATCTTTACTATCTACTGAAATCTCTCTTTATAAGCCAATGATACATTATGTAATAGTATAACCTTAGTGCATTGAAGATGAATTAAAACTGTTGCGATTGCATTCTTTACACAAAGGCAAATTACTTGCACCGTAGAAGATGACTATTTTACACGCAGATTATTGGTAAAACTATGTGCCTCGCTTCATCAAAGTTTTGTTCTGCCTTGATGGCTTTAATGTATTTTCAATACGATAAAGGAGGAATTATTCAAAATTTAATAGTATCTTTGCAAGTTGTATAGACAGAAAGCAAAAGTAAAATAAAAGATGTCGTGTATATTAAACATAGAAACCAGCACCAACGTGTGCTCCGTGGCATTGAGCGAAGACGGTGCTTGCATCTTCACACAGGAAGACCATGGCGGTCCTAACCACGGTGAGCAGTTGGGAAAGTTTGTCGATGAAGCCCTGTCGTTTGCCGACAGCCACGCCATTCCCGTTGATGCTGTTGCGGTCAGCAGTGGTCCAGGCTCTTACACGGGGCTTCGCATAGGCACATCGATGGCAAAGGGCATCTGCTACGGTGCCGACATCAAGCTGATTGCAGTGCCTACGCTCGAACTGCTTTGCGTGCCTGTGCTGCTGCACCACGACGAGATTGAGGACAACGCATTGCTTGTTCCGATGATTGATGCACGCCGTATGGAGGTGTATGCGCAGGTGTTCGACCGTGCCTTGCACGAAATTCGCCCTATCCAAGCCGATGTTGTGGACGAGAACACCTACAAGGAATATCTCGACAAAGGTTCTGTCTACTTCTTTGGCAACGGTGCTGAAAAGTGTATGGAAACTATCAATCACCCCAATGCACACCTGATAAAAGGCATCGAACCGTTGGCAAAGAACATGCTGCCGCTGGCTGAAAAGCGCATTGCATTGGAACAATACGAAGATGTGGCGTACTTTGTGCCGATGTATCTAAAGGACTTCGTGGCAAAGCAGGCCAAGCCCCTGCTGTAAGACAAGGCAGAACACAAACAAAAGAAACGAAACAGAATAAAAAGAATAGTTGAATGAAGATAGACGGATTGGACTACAACACTCAGCGCGAAAAGCTATTGTTGCCTGAATACGGGCGTGAAATACAGAACATGGTGAGCTATTGCGTGGAACTGCCAACAAAGGAAGAACGACAGCAATGTGCCGAAACCATTGTTTCGATTATGGACAGAATGAACCCACAAGGCAGGGAAAGTGCCGACCACGAACAGAAACTGTGGGACCATTTAGCCATTATGGCAGACTTCAAGTTGGATATTGACTATCCGTACGATGTTTCGCAGGCATTGAAAATAGCAACGAAGCCAGAGCCTATGGGCTATCCGATGTCGAAAATACCTGTACGCCACTATGGAAAAATGATGTTCGAACTGTTCGAACAGCTAAAGACAATGGAGGAAGGCAACGAGAAGGAAGAGCTTGTTAGATTGGTTGCCAACCAGATGAAACGCTGTCTGATACAATGGGGGCACGGTTCTTCCGACGACGAGAAAGTGGCTTCCGACCTCGCACGCTTCACCGACGGAGCGGTGCAGTTGGACTTGGACGTCTTCAAATTCGACAAGATAAATCTAAAAGAGTTGCAACCTGTACGCAACAATAAAAAGAGAAGATAAGCCTATGGAGTGTTTTCTCATTGAAGGCGGACACCGTCTGTCGGGTACCATCGTGCCTCAAGGAGCTAAGAACGAGGCTTTACAAGTGATTAGCGCAACATTGCTGACCACCGAAGAAGTTGTTATCGACAACATTCCAAATATCTTGGACGTAAACAACCTTATAAAACTGCTCACAGACATTGGCGTAAAGGTTACGAAACTGGGCGAAAACAAGTATTCTTTTTGCGCCGATGAGGTGAATTTAGACTATTTGGAGAGTGTAGAATTTGTTGAGAAATGCTCGTCTTTGCGCGGTAGCGTGCTGCTTTACGGACCTTTATTAGGCAGATTTGGCAAGGCAACGATAGCCAAACCGGGGGGCGATAAGATTGGGCGTCGCCGTTTGGACACCCACTTCCTTGGTTTTAAAAACCTTGGAGCACACTTTGAACACAGAGAAGAACGCAACGTGTACGAACTGAAAGCCGAAAAGCTTGTCGGAACCTATATGCTTTTAGACGAAGCATCGGTTACGGGCACAGCCAATATCGTTATGGCAGCTGTCTTGGCAGAGGGTATTACCACGATATACAATGCTGCTTGCGAGCCTTACTTGCAACAACTGTGCAGCATGCTCAACGCCATGGGCGCGAAAATCAGCGGCATTGGCAGCAATCTGCTTACCATTGAGGGTGTGAAAACGCTGGAAGGAACACAACACCGCATACTTCCCGACATGATAGAAGTAGGTTCGTTTATCGGTATGGCAGCCATGATAGGCGACGGTATCAGAATAAAAGATGTGTCGATAAAGAATCTTGGCATCATTCCCGACACGTTCCGGCGACTTGGCGTGCAGATTGAAGAGGAGGGCGACGACCTTTTTATTCCACGACAAGAACACTATGAGATTGATTCATTTATTGATGGAACCATTATGACCATTGCCGATGCACCGTGGCCGGGCGTAACACCCGACCTTATTTCGGTGTTGCTCGTAGTCGCAACACAAGCACAGGGCAGCGTGCTCTTCCATCAGAAGATGTTCGAAAGCCGCTTGTTCTTTGTCGATAAGCTCATCGACATGGGCGCACAAATCATTCTTTGCGACCCACATCGTGCAGTAGTGGTAGGAAACAACAACTGTCATGCGTTGAGAGGAGGCAGAATGTCGAGCCCCGATATTCGTGCGGGTATCGCCCTGCTCATCGCTGCCATGTCGGCACAAGGCATCAGTCGCATCGACAATATATCACAAATAGACCGTGGCTACGAAAATATTGAGGAACGGCTCAATGCACTCGGTGCGAAGATACAGCGTGTAGACATTTGCTAAAGAAGCCTGCAGATGATAAAACGAGAGGAAGTATATAAGATAGGTGTGCTTGGAAAGCCACACGGAGTAAAGGGAGAGATACTGTTTCGCTTCACTGATGACGTGTTCGACCAATGCGATGCCGACTATTTAGTGCTCAATATGGAGGGCATTTTAGTGCCTTTCTTTATGGAAGAGTACAGATTTCGCTCTGACGAAGTGGCACTGATGAAGTTTTGCGACATTGATACCGAAGAGCGTGCACGCGAACTTACAGGTACGGAAGTGTACTTCCCACGTGCCATTGCCGAAGAAGGCAAAGACGAATTGTCGTGGGCACAAATCATTGGATTTAAGTTATTAAACAGCAAAACAGGCAAGATGGTGGGCGAAATCGTGTCAGTAGATGATTCAACCATCAACCTGCTGTTTGAAATAAAGACCGAAACAGGTGGCGAACGCCTTATACCTGCCAACGAAAACCTTAT
Proteins encoded in this region:
- a CDS encoding 4-alpha-glucanotransferase, giving the protein MNLQFSIEYKTYYGQELVLNIVNGKESGANSVCQYRMHTHDGFLWTVEINRDIKPGTVIDYFYSVHVGDHEERRGWSVAPHRVMFNSSQALNYKIFDHWREIPDNAFLYSSAVTDCIVGAKIENLKLEKFSKSVCLKVRAPQLGAGDRLCLIGADPLMGSWKEKKAVKMTQVSTNEWAVCFDVSRLASNRLEFKFIIVNPDKEYSPMWENCYNRTIDLPAMEEGDAIIYELSEAYFTLPAMRVAGTLVPLFSLRSDDSFGVGDFGDLKKMIDWVSSTQQKVLQILPINDTTITHTWTDSYPYSCISIFALHPQYVNLNGLPALKDKTQRERFEKERKKLNALPQIDYERVNELKEEYLKLIYKQEGKATINSKEFKKFFAENESWLVPYAQYSMLRDKYGTAEFAKWPDHNQWDETERKLLSTSSNKAYKDVEFYYYVQFILSSQLKAVHEYAVAKHVILKGDIPIGVNRNGCDVWTEPRYFNLNGQAGAPPDGFSANGQNWGFPTYNWDAMIADGCQWWIRRFQNMANYFDAYRIDHVLGFFRIWEIPANAVHGLLGQFAPALGMSREEVEGYGLHWQEELFTEPFITDWVLDRIFREHANEVREKYIEKTWGNRYKMRPEYDTQRKVEAAFEGKETDKDIWIRDGLYALISDVLFVRDHKDPNKFHPRISVQMDFIYESLYDCDKNAFNTLYNDYFYRRNNQYWYQEAMKKLPKLVNATRMLVCAEDLGMVPDCVAWVMDELRILSLEIQSMPKDPKVRFGHLGSNPYRSVCTISTHDMPTLRQWWDEDWNRAQEYYNTMLHQGGPAPHPMPGWLAKDIVERHLTSPSMLCILSFQDWTSIDEHLRLTDANAERINIPANPKHYWRYRMHVSIEQLMKNEDFNKTITELIVRSGR
- a CDS encoding glycoside hydrolase family 97 protein, with product MAMAQGSPKDNSDKWETAASPNGKVVVRFGIDNGRPYYTVQYGTKDVIKKSFLGLELAKSKHASKGMEETNLMDGFELTQTIKTSHDDTWKPVWGETDEIRNHYNEMAVSLWQAKSNRNIKIRFRIYDDGVGFRYEFPQQKDLNYFVIKEEHTQFAMAGDHKAWWIPGDYDTQEQETQESRLSEIRSRFHDAVNWGNSSVAVFSETGVQTALQMKSNDGLYINIHEAACINYPTMHLNLDDKNMVFESWLTPDATGLKGYMQTPCNTPWRTILVSDDARDMLSSHLILNLNEPCKIKDTSWIHPTKYVGVWWEMIVGKSSWNYTDEFPSVQLGITDYNKAKPNGKHGATTANVKKYIDFAAENGIDQVLVEGWNIGWEDWFGHSKDYVFDFVTPYPDFDIDYLNKYAHEKGVKLMMHHETSSSTQNYERHLEAAFNLMNKYGYDAVKTGYVGDIIPRGDHHFSQSTNNHYMHVVEEAAKHHIMVNAHEAVRPTGLCRTYPNMVGNESARGTEYEAFGGSRPDHTVILPFTRLQGGPMDYTPGILETQLKTWSNNQNYVHTTLVGQLALYLTMYSPLQMVADLPENYKKYNDAFQFIKDVPCDWSRSIYLEAEPADYITVARQDKNSNDWYIGGKCDENGHKSVLKLDFLDKDYIYDCTIYADAKNADYKNNPKAYKITHKKVKKGDVLKLTMAPGGGFAISLKARWNGEEHAEQLTKVSQTDF
- the pulA gene encoding type I pullulanase — translated: MKLKYGIITLMATFLFTLTAQAQNVFNEVSYSLRQTTFKLNAPKKPTLRIYEAGRGGNAIKKIKMKQTAENVWEATVSGDLKGKFYTFDIGRGETPGVFAKAVGINGHRGAIIDMQTTNPSGWNSDHRLALKSPADLIIYEMHHRDFSIDPSSGLVNKGKFLALTEQKAIRHLEELGINAVHILPSFDFASIDEANTTTPQYNWGYDPQNYNVPEGSYSFDAEQPTRRILEFKQMVQALHKAGIRVILDVVYNHTFDIKGGNFDRTFPMAYYRYTADGKPSNGSGCGNETASEKPLMRQFMLESMKYWADEYHIDGFRVDLMGIHDIETMNLIRKELSSIDPNIFIYGEGWTAGTCAYPTEKLALKAHIKQMPGIAAFSDEIRDALRGPFSDDKQASFLGGIAGFEESIKAGIAGMIAHPQVDYTKVNYTKEPWANEPTQMIAYVSCHDDMCLVDRLKASIPEAAYDMEEVIRLDQLAQTVVFTSQGIPFMLSGEEMLRDKKGVHNSFNSPDEINHLDWNNLKKYPQVFAYYKGLIQMRKSHPAFRLGSAELVRKHLEFLPTQQDCLVAFRLKNHAGGDKWNNIYVVLNGNADLQSVNIPKGKYTIVANNGVINEAGIGEMEGGEVMIDAQTALILHD